A DNA window from Blastocatellia bacterium contains the following coding sequences:
- a CDS encoding glutathione peroxidase: MSIYDFTMKSIDGEEIKLDRYRGKVMLIVNVASQCGYTPQYEGLQKIYATYKDRGFVVLGFPANNFGGQEPGTDQEIKTFCTTRYNVTFPMFSKISVKGADQHPLYKFLTDAETNPAFAGKISWNFNKFLVDKTGRIIARFESRDKPESEKVVQAIERALE; this comes from the coding sequence ATGTCCATCTACGATTTCACCATGAAGAGCATTGACGGAGAAGAAATCAAACTGGATCGGTATCGCGGCAAGGTGATGTTGATCGTCAACGTCGCCAGCCAGTGCGGTTACACGCCGCAGTATGAAGGGTTGCAGAAGATTTACGCGACCTACAAAGATCGTGGCTTTGTGGTGCTGGGTTTTCCGGCGAACAATTTTGGCGGACAAGAGCCGGGCACCGATCAAGAGATTAAGACCTTCTGCACGACCCGGTATAACGTGACCTTCCCGATGTTCTCGAAAATCTCAGTCAAGGGAGCCGATCAACATCCGCTCTACAAATTCCTCACCGACGCGGAGACGAACCCGGCTTTCGCAGGCAAGATCAGTTGGAACTTCAACAAGTTTCTCGTGGATAAGACAGGCCGTATCATCGCCCGCTTTGAATCCCGCGACAAACCCGAAAGTGAAAAGGTCGTTCAAGCGATCGAGCGCGCGTTGGAGTAG
- a CDS encoding thioredoxin family protein: protein MAATPSNMIPLGTIAPDFTLPDTVTGRMMSLQELKSDIATVIMFICNHCPYVQHVQHELVRLAKDYQPKGISFIAISSNDVVGYPDDAPDKMKEVAERLGYPFPYLYDETQEVAKAYQAACTPDFYIFDKDLKCVYRGQLDDSRPGNLIPVTGRDIRAALDSILRGEPVNPDQKPSIGCNIKWKSQ from the coding sequence ATGGCTGCAACACCATCGAACATGATACCGCTCGGCACAATCGCTCCTGATTTCACGCTGCCGGACACGGTGACTGGTCGGATGATGAGCTTGCAGGAGCTGAAATCAGACATCGCTACGGTCATCATGTTCATCTGCAATCACTGCCCATACGTGCAGCATGTTCAGCACGAATTGGTACGACTGGCGAAAGACTATCAACCGAAAGGCATTTCATTCATTGCCATCAGCTCAAACGATGTGGTCGGCTACCCGGACGACGCCCCTGACAAGATGAAAGAAGTGGCTGAGCGTTTGGGCTATCCGTTTCCCTACTTGTATGACGAAACACAAGAGGTGGCAAAAGCCTATCAAGCAGCCTGCACGCCCGATTTTTATATCTTCGACAAAGACCTGAAATGCGTCTATCGCGGTCAGTTGGATGATTCGCGGCCGGGCAATCTCATTCCTGTGACCGGGCGTGACATTCGCGCGGCGCTCGATAGCATCTTGCGAGGCGAGCCGGTCAACCCCGATCAAAAACCAAGCATCGGCTGCAACATCAAATGGAAGTCACAATGA
- the sucB gene encoding 2-oxoglutarate dehydrogenase, E2 component, dihydrolipoamide succinyltransferase, giving the protein MLYLPANVPPQDDAETRRQGMMTDILMPQMGESIVEGTVTRWLKKVGDHVERDEPLFEISTDKVDVEIPSPTSGTLVEILVEEGRTVAINTVVARIGDVAAAQPPAATEPASAISPSPDVTSAPSPAAASGAAPPRRQKPATGFLSPFVRRMARINNIDLTQIKGTGANGRITKADIEAYLASRRLAVAAPAPSVEPAAPPAPASVAVAPPPPQRLPAGARVEPMSIMRQKIAEHMVMSKHTSAHVTSVHRVDMTRIVKLRDRIKQEFEQRYGFGLTYLPFVIRATVEALRAFPIFNASIDGTNIIYHQEINIGIAVALDNGLIVPVIRQADEKTIAGLQRAIVDLATRARTRALKPEEVAGGTFTITNLGSFGSLFGTPVINQPQVAILGLGAIEKMPVVIEDDAIAIRSMAYLALTFDHRLIDGALAGQFCTKVKQVLENFQETVL; this is encoded by the coding sequence GTGCTATACTTGCCAGCCAATGTTCCACCTCAAGATGACGCCGAGACACGGAGACAAGGTATGATGACCGATATCTTGATGCCCCAGATGGGAGAGAGCATTGTCGAAGGGACGGTGACACGCTGGCTCAAAAAAGTGGGAGATCACGTCGAACGTGACGAGCCACTGTTTGAAATTTCCACCGACAAAGTGGATGTGGAGATTCCGTCACCCACGTCGGGCACGCTTGTTGAAATACTGGTTGAAGAAGGCAGAACGGTTGCTATCAATACCGTGGTGGCGCGCATTGGCGATGTGGCGGCTGCTCAACCGCCTGCTGCAACGGAGCCAGCTTCCGCCATCTCGCCATCGCCTGACGTAACATCAGCGCCGAGCCCCGCAGCGGCAAGCGGCGCAGCGCCGCCTCGCCGACAAAAACCGGCAACTGGCTTCCTCAGCCCGTTTGTCAGACGGATGGCGCGCATCAACAACATTGATCTTACGCAGATCAAAGGAACAGGCGCCAACGGCCGCATCACCAAAGCTGACATTGAAGCGTATCTGGCGTCCCGGCGTCTTGCTGTTGCAGCACCGGCGCCATCGGTTGAACCGGCTGCGCCGCCGGCGCCTGCGTCGGTTGCTGTGGCGCCGCCGCCACCGCAACGGCTGCCCGCCGGCGCTCGCGTCGAACCGATGTCAATCATGCGGCAGAAGATTGCCGAGCACATGGTCATGTCCAAACATACATCGGCGCACGTCACATCAGTGCACCGCGTGGACATGACACGCATCGTCAAGTTACGCGACCGCATCAAGCAAGAGTTTGAACAACGTTACGGCTTCGGTCTGACTTACTTGCCGTTCGTCATCCGCGCTACGGTGGAAGCGCTGCGTGCATTTCCCATCTTCAACGCTTCGATTGATGGAACCAACATCATCTATCATCAAGAAATCAATATCGGCATCGCCGTCGCGTTGGACAATGGGTTGATTGTTCCTGTCATTCGGCAAGCTGACGAGAAAACAATCGCCGGCCTGCAACGCGCTATCGTTGATCTGGCGACACGCGCGCGGACCCGCGCGTTGAAGCCCGAAGAGGTCGCCGGCGGCACGTTCACCATCACCAACCTGGGGAGCTTCGGCAGCCTCTTTGGCACACCTGTCATCAATCAACCGCAGGTCGCGATTCTGGGACTTGGCGCGATCGAAAAAATGCCGGTCGTCATCGAAGACGACGCCATCGCCATTCGCTCGATGGCTTACCTTGCGCTGACGTTCGACCATCGCTTGATTGACGGCGCGCTCGCTGGCCAGTTCTGCACTAAGGTGAAACAGGTGCTGGAGAACTTTCAGGAGACCGTCCTGTAA